From one Diorhabda carinulata isolate Delta chromosome 12, icDioCari1.1, whole genome shotgun sequence genomic stretch:
- the LOC130899982 gene encoding odorant receptor 46a-like, with protein sequence MMKALFLTLTNLVSIGKFYVICKNQKHLLCLADKINREEFQPKSSKQAKCLKKYISLSKIISFSLYTGCTLTCGFWSIYPYTEEDGPFLPIAAYVPFNTSNSRVFGLVYAYEIIATLIGGYTDLSVDALMASLIIVICAQLHILNDSLINLNQMAKKELERKRSTWIISSKREDIINQKLIECIEHHRAIIDFADNVTGLFTMCMFWQFVVSGFVFCATFFEMTMVPVISVRFFSMVLYQYCMLLEIFPICYFGNEVIVESDRLTNSAYHSDWINYSFQVRKNLIFFMTRSQRLLKLYAGGFFTMSLDTFIKILKSSWSFVAVLIQIQNKNENID encoded by the exons ATGATGAAAGCTTTATTCCTCACATTGACAAACTTAGTTTCAATTGGAAAATTCTACGTAATatgcaaaaatcaaaaacatctACTTTGTCTAGCCGATAAAATAAATCGTGAAGAATTTCAACCTAAATCATCGAAACAAGCTAAatgtctaaaaaaatatattagtctGTCTAAAATAATTTCCTTCAGTTTGTATACCGGATGTACGTTGACCTGCGGTTTTTGGTCAATTTATCCCTATACGGAAGAAGATGGTCCGTTTTTGCCAATAGCGGCGTATGTACCTTTCAATACCAGTAATTCCCGTGTATTTGGTTTAGTTTATGCTTACGAAATTATTGCTACCTTGATTGGAGGATATACAGATTTAAGCGTGGACGCTCTTATGGCAA GTTTAATCATCGTTATATGTGCACAATTGCATATTTTAAATGACTCCTTAATTAATCTGAATCAAATGGCGAAGAAAGAGCTGGAACGAAAGAGATCTACGTGGATTATTTCATCTAAAAGGGAAGATATAATTAACCAGAAACTTATTGAATGCATTGAGCATCATAGAGCTATAATCGA TTTTGCTGATAATGTAACTGGACTCTTCACAATGTGTATGTTTTGGCAATTTGTCGTTAGTGGATTTGTTTTTTGTGcaacttttttcgaaatgaCAATG GTACCCGTAATAAGCGTAAGATTTTTCTCCATGGTTTTATATCAGTATTGTATGCTGcttgaaatatttccaatttgttACTTTGGTAATGAAGTTATTGTAGAG AGTGACAGATTAACCAATTCAGCATATCATAGTGACTGGATAAACTATTCTTTTCAAGTTCggaaaaacttgatatttttcatgACGAGATCCCAAAGACTACTTAAACTATACGCAGGAGGATTTTTCACTATGTCTTTGGACACATTTATAAAA ATTTTGAAATCATCCTGGTCTTTCGTAGCAGTTCTTATTCAAATacagaataaaaatgaaaacattgattAA